A region of [Bacteroides] pectinophilus DNA encodes the following proteins:
- a CDS encoding extracellular solute-binding protein, which translates to MNRMLRKCASVILSTAFAVTALAGTAQMCLTQAQAADDTITLRVCNWEEYIDEGSWDETIDLESGDIKGENPIVKDFEDWYYRTYGKKVKVEYSCAGTNEELYNMLTLGDEYDLICPSEYMIMKLMAEGWLEPFSDDFYDKNIKENYYARGVSPFIEEVFNENKIDGESWSRYAAGYMWGITGIVYNPKLVTRDEASTWHIIDNEKFRRQITIKDNVRDTMFAALGALKSDILTSPQFVNASDYSEKLAEEMNDTSEETLQQVQDYLQQVKDNVYSFETDSGKSDMITGKVVAGYQWSGDAVYTMQQAAEDGVELDFAAPEECTNMYFDGWVMLKSGIKGNADRKHAAQSFINYMSMPESAVRNMYYIGYTSVISGGDSNIVYDYLKWNYEAEDGEEDTIEYPLGYFFSGSNADTDYILTVPASQITGELSAQYPSQEVMDRSAVMQYFDSEQNSRINRMWINVRCYNIKNVPGWAWILAAAAVAVLIAMYVRKKLSNRNI; encoded by the coding sequence ATGAATAGAATGTTAAGGAAATGTGCATCGGTAATCCTTTCGACGGCATTTGCAGTGACTGCACTGGCAGGCACGGCACAGATGTGCCTTACACAGGCGCAGGCGGCGGATGATACTATAACGCTGCGTGTGTGCAATTGGGAAGAATATATTGATGAAGGCAGCTGGGATGAGACGATTGACCTTGAAAGCGGTGATATTAAGGGCGAGAATCCGATTGTAAAGGATTTTGAGGATTGGTATTACAGAACCTATGGTAAGAAGGTAAAGGTCGAATACAGCTGTGCGGGAACGAATGAGGAGCTGTACAATATGCTTACACTTGGCGACGAGTATGACCTTATCTGCCCGTCGGAATATATGATTATGAAGCTTATGGCAGAAGGCTGGCTTGAGCCGTTCTCAGATGATTTTTACGATAAGAATATTAAGGAGAATTATTATGCACGCGGAGTGTCGCCGTTTATCGAAGAGGTATTCAATGAGAATAAGATAGACGGAGAATCATGGAGCAGATATGCAGCCGGCTACATGTGGGGGATTACCGGCATTGTATATAATCCAAAGCTGGTTACACGTGATGAAGCTTCAACATGGCACATTATCGATAATGAAAAGTTCAGAAGACAGATTACCATTAAGGATAACGTAAGGGATACGATGTTTGCGGCGCTTGGTGCGCTTAAGTCAGACATCCTTACATCACCGCAGTTTGTGAATGCATCTGATTACAGTGAAAAGCTTGCAGAGGAGATGAATGACACTTCGGAGGAGACACTTCAGCAGGTGCAGGACTATCTCCAGCAGGTTAAGGATAATGTATATTCATTTGAGACTGACAGCGGTAAGTCAGACATGATAACAGGCAAAGTTGTTGCCGGATATCAGTGGTCAGGCGATGCCGTCTATACCATGCAGCAGGCAGCAGAGGATGGTGTGGAGCTTGATTTTGCCGCACCTGAGGAGTGTACGAATATGTATTTTGACGGCTGGGTAATGCTTAAGTCAGGAATTAAAGGCAATGCAGACAGAAAGCATGCGGCACAGAGCTTTATTAATTACATGTCGATGCCTGAAAGTGCAGTACGCAATATGTATTATATTGGATATACATCCGTTATATCGGGCGGTGACAGCAATATAGTGTACGATTATCTTAAGTGGAATTATGAGGCAGAGGATGGAGAAGAGGACACAATAGAATATCCGCTGGGATATTTTTTCTCAGGCAGCAATGCCGATACTGACTATATTCTCACAGTTCCGGCATCTCAGATAACGGGGGAGCTTTCAGCACAGTATCCGTCGCAGGAGGTCATGGACAGAAGTGCGGTAATGCAGTACTTTGACAGTGAACAGAATTCCCGTATAAACAGGATGTGGATAAATGTGCGCTGCTACAACATCAAAAATGTGCCGGGATGGGCATGGATACTGGCGGCAGCGGCTGTTGCAGTGCTGATTGCAATGTATGTCAGAAAAAAGCTTTCAAACCGTAATATTTAA
- a CDS encoding TrkA family potassium uptake protein — protein sequence MKSVLLIGLGRFGRHIAKKLNEMDHQVMAVDSDEERVNDVISYVTNAQIGDSTNEQFLSSLGIRNFDTCIVAIGDDFQSSLETASLLKELGAKKVIARAATDVQEKFLLRNGADEVVYPEKQLASWTAIRCTSDMILDYTELDDGYSIFEIETPESWINKTIVEINIRRKYNINVLAIRGNGKLNMNINPDTRFMEGNSVLILGQQKDVQKCLKI from the coding sequence ATGAAATCGGTATTATTGATAGGATTGGGAAGATTTGGAAGACACATTGCAAAAAAGCTTAATGAGATGGATCATCAGGTGATGGCAGTAGACAGTGACGAGGAGAGGGTGAATGACGTAATCTCATATGTTACTAATGCACAGATTGGCGACAGCACAAATGAGCAGTTTTTATCATCACTCGGAATACGTAATTTTGATACATGCATAGTAGCAATCGGAGATGATTTCCAGAGTTCGCTGGAGACAGCATCACTTCTTAAAGAACTTGGGGCAAAAAAGGTAATTGCAAGGGCAGCAACGGATGTGCAGGAAAAGTTTCTGCTCCGTAATGGGGCAGATGAGGTTGTATATCCCGAGAAACAGCTTGCATCATGGACTGCAATACGATGTACATCTGATATGATACTTGATTATACGGAGCTTGATGACGGATATTCTATATTTGAAATAGAAACACCTGAGAGCTGGATAAATAAGACTATAGTTGAAATTAATATCCGCAGGAAATACAATATAAATGTTCTTGCAATACGTGGAAACGGAAAACTTAATATGAATATTAATCCGGATACGCGTTTTATGGAAGGAAATTCAGTGCTTATACTGGGACAGCAGAAAGATGTTCAGAAATGTTTAAAAATATAA
- a CDS encoding cytidylate kinase-like family protein — protein sequence MNRIITIGREFGSGGRELGRRLSEKLGIAYYDKEIITEISKRTQLSEEYVHQVSEKRPLISFPIHVGQSLLVTPDPVFQQNMSVLSEQYKLLTELAEKSDCIIVGRCADYVLREMNPFRIFVYADTESKLKRCMERSEPGEHLTEKELRKKMKDVDRSRAQYCEFCSQQKWGDKSYYDLLINTSGKNIKQLSNSLYEYLK from the coding sequence ATGAATCGTATTATTACTATCGGACGTGAATTTGGAAGCGGAGGACGTGAACTTGGCCGCCGCCTTTCAGAGAAATTAGGAATTGCTTACTATGATAAGGAGATTATAACTGAGATTTCCAAGCGAACACAGTTATCTGAAGAGTATGTGCATCAGGTATCTGAGAAGCGCCCTCTTATATCATTTCCAATCCATGTAGGCCAGAGTCTTCTTGTTACTCCTGACCCTGTATTCCAGCAGAATATGTCAGTTCTTTCTGAGCAGTACAAGCTTCTTACCGAACTTGCCGAGAAGTCAGACTGCATCATCGTCGGACGCTGTGCAGACTATGTGCTGCGTGAGATGAATCCTTTCCGTATATTTGTATATGCCGATACTGAAAGCAAGCTTAAGAGATGTATGGAAAGAAGTGAACCCGGCGAACACCTCACTGAAAAAGAACTCCGTAAGAAGATGAAGGATGTTGACCGCTCACGTGCGCAGTATTGTGAATTCTGCAGCCAGCAGAAGTGGGGCGATAAAAGCTATTATGACCTGTTAATCAACACCAGCGGTAAGAATATAAAACAGCTTTCCAATTCGCTTTATGAATATTTAAAATAA
- a CDS encoding acetylornithine/succinylornithine family transaminase, with product MRLKDTGLTAQDIKDKVNKYMIETYERFDFLAETASGMYMYDENGTPYLDFYAGIAVNNAGSCNPKVVAAVKDQVGDIMHTFNYPYTIPQALLAEKVCTTIGMDKIFYQNSGTEANEAMIKMARKYGVEKYGPKRFNIVTAKMGFHGRTFGAMSATGQPDNGCQIGFGPMTDGFTYAEYNNLQSFIDACTEDTIAIMVEPVQGEGGVHPATMEFMTGLRKYCDEHEMLLLIDEVQTGWCRTGAVMSYMNYGIKPDIVSMAKGLGGGMPIGAICATAEVAKAFTPGSHGTTFGGHPVSCAAALAEVNELIDRDLAGNAKKVGDYFAGKLEELPHVKEVRHQGLLVGVEFDDTISGVEVKHGCLDRKLLITAIGAHIIRMIPPLIVNEEQCDQAVAIIKETVEALSK from the coding sequence ATGAGACTTAAGGATACAGGATTAACAGCACAGGATATTAAGGACAAAGTAAATAAGTACATGATTGAAACATATGAGAGATTTGATTTTCTTGCAGAGACAGCAAGCGGCATGTATATGTATGATGAAAACGGAACCCCATACCTTGACTTTTATGCAGGTATTGCCGTAAACAATGCAGGAAGCTGTAATCCTAAGGTTGTGGCAGCAGTTAAGGATCAGGTCGGAGACATAATGCATACATTTAACTATCCTTACACAATTCCGCAGGCACTTCTGGCTGAGAAGGTATGTACAACAATCGGAATGGATAAGATATTCTACCAGAACTCAGGTACAGAAGCCAACGAGGCAATGATTAAGATGGCAAGAAAGTATGGCGTTGAAAAGTATGGCCCTAAGAGATTCAATATCGTAACTGCAAAGATGGGCTTCCACGGAAGAACATTCGGTGCTATGTCAGCAACAGGCCAGCCTGACAACGGATGCCAGATTGGCTTTGGACCTATGACAGACGGCTTTACATATGCTGAATACAACAACCTCCAGTCATTTATTGATGCATGTACAGAGGATACAATAGCAATCATGGTCGAGCCTGTTCAGGGTGAGGGCGGCGTACATCCTGCAACAATGGAATTCATGACAGGTCTCAGAAAGTACTGCGATGAGCATGAGATGCTCCTCCTTATTGATGAGGTTCAGACAGGCTGGTGCAGGACAGGTGCCGTAATGTCATACATGAACTATGGCATCAAGCCTGATATCGTATCTATGGCAAAGGGACTTGGCGGCGGAATGCCAATCGGTGCTATCTGTGCAACTGCTGAGGTTGCCAAGGCATTTACACCGGGTTCACACGGAACAACATTCGGTGGTCATCCTGTAAGCTGTGCGGCAGCTCTTGCAGAGGTTAATGAGCTTATCGACAGAGACCTTGCAGGTAATGCCAAGAAGGTTGGTGATTACTTTGCAGGGAAGCTTGAGGAACTCCCACATGTTAAGGAAGTAAGACATCAGGGACTTCTCGTAGGTGTTGAGTTCGACGATACAATCTCAGGAGTTGAAGTTAAGCACGGATGCCTTGACAGAAAGCTTCTTATCACAGCAATCGGAGCGCATATAATCCGTATGATTCCACCACTTATTGTTAACGAGGAGCAGTGTGATCAGGCAGTTGCAATAATTAAGGAAACAGTAGAAGCATTATCAAAATAA
- a CDS encoding Trk family potassium uptake protein, which yields MLPFATRDGQGAGFADALFTATSAVCVTGLIVRDTATYWSEFGQAVILALIQIGGMGVITVAVAVTLISGKRISLKQRSTMQDAISAPQVGGIVRLTGFIVKASAAIEIIAALIMTPCFVREFGMAKGLWYGIFHSVSAFCNAGFDLMGVREQFSSITYYVDNPIVNITVILLIIVGGIGFITWEDIKNNRLHFASYRMQSKVILVATALLIFIPSVYFFFCEFTDGSVWHRVISSVFQSVTTRTAGFNTVDLTSLSDDGVAVMIILMLTGGAPGSTAGGMKITTLAVLAGTMISVFARREHTHFFARRIDSDIIRNAVAVFMMYIILFLLGGLIISRVEAIPLLTCLFETASAVGTVGLTLGITPGLGMLSRTILVLLMYIGRVGGLTLIFAAVSPRKGNTARLPQEKMTVG from the coding sequence ATGCTGCCGTTTGCAACAAGGGACGGGCAGGGAGCCGGTTTTGCGGATGCACTGTTTACGGCAACTTCGGCAGTATGTGTTACGGGACTTATAGTCAGGGATACGGCAACTTACTGGTCAGAGTTCGGACAGGCGGTAATACTTGCGCTTATACAGATAGGAGGAATGGGAGTTATAACGGTAGCTGTCGCAGTTACTCTTATATCAGGAAAAAGGATAAGTCTTAAGCAGAGGAGTACAATGCAGGACGCAATATCGGCACCGCAGGTCGGAGGTATTGTGCGGCTTACCGGATTTATTGTAAAGGCTTCGGCCGCAATAGAGATTATAGCTGCATTGATTATGACACCATGTTTTGTCAGGGAATTTGGAATGGCAAAAGGCTTATGGTATGGTATATTCCATTCGGTATCAGCTTTCTGCAATGCGGGGTTTGACCTTATGGGAGTGCGGGAACAGTTCTCGTCGATAACGTATTATGTGGATAATCCGATAGTTAATATAACAGTGATACTGCTGATAATCGTCGGAGGTATAGGCTTTATTACGTGGGAAGATATAAAGAATAACAGACTGCATTTTGCATCATACAGGATGCAGAGCAAGGTCATACTTGTGGCAACGGCGTTATTGATTTTTATTCCGTCAGTATATTTCTTCTTTTGCGAATTCACGGACGGCTCAGTATGGCATCGTGTAATAAGTTCTGTTTTTCAGTCTGTGACGACAAGAACTGCAGGATTTAATACAGTAGATCTTACATCACTTAGTGATGATGGAGTGGCAGTGATGATCATACTCATGCTGACAGGGGGAGCACCGGGATCTACGGCCGGAGGCATGAAGATAACAACGCTTGCTGTTCTTGCAGGCACTATGATTTCCGTATTTGCAAGAAGAGAACACACACATTTCTTTGCCAGAAGGATTGATTCTGATATAATAAGAAATGCGGTGGCGGTATTTATGATGTACATAATATTATTTCTGCTTGGGGGACTTATAATAAGCAGAGTTGAAGCAATACCGCTTCTGACGTGCCTGTTTGAGACTGCGTCAGCGGTTGGAACGGTAGGACTTACGCTTGGCATCACGCCGGGGCTTGGGATGCTTTCAAGAACGATACTTGTGCTGCTTATGTATATCGGACGCGTCGGAGGGCTTACGCTTATCTTTGCAGCGGTTTCACCGAGAAAAGGAAATACGGCGAGACTTCCACAGGAAAAAATGACAGTAGGTTAA
- a CDS encoding cytidylate kinase-like family protein — translation MAHLVITIGCEYGAKGNQIGRKVADDLGIRFYDREMVDEIIREVGIPKEIMEKVEEGVTIAGKGAEGDVRGSFSKYADLTERAIHVQKTIIRKLSARESCVIIGRSADYILKEQKPILRIFIYAPNDVRVKNVMESHNLSEDDAKLLILEKDKRYHKRHMALTGSNRGDRHNRDILINSDLLGVDKTAQLIEEVARKVFEKDAPEK, via the coding sequence ATGGCACATCTTGTTATTACTATAGGATGCGAATATGGCGCGAAGGGTAATCAGATTGGCAGGAAGGTGGCAGATGACCTTGGAATCAGGTTCTACGACAGGGAAATGGTAGATGAGATTATCAGGGAAGTCGGAATACCCAAGGAGATAATGGAAAAGGTTGAAGAGGGTGTTACGATCGCCGGAAAAGGTGCTGAAGGTGATGTGAGGGGATCATTTTCAAAATATGCGGATCTGACAGAACGGGCAATTCATGTCCAGAAAACAATAATCAGAAAATTATCGGCACGTGAATCGTGCGTTATCATAGGACGTTCTGCTGACTACATTTTAAAGGAGCAGAAGCCGATATTAAGAATATTTATATATGCGCCGAATGATGTGCGCGTGAAGAATGTCATGGAGAGTCATAATCTCTCGGAAGACGATGCGAAGCTTCTTATACTTGAGAAGGATAAAAGATATCATAAGAGACATATGGCACTTACGGGAAGCAACCGTGGTGACAGACATAACAGGGATATTCTGATAAACAGTGACCTTCTTGGCGTTGACAAAACGGCACAGCTGATAGAAGAAGTGGCAAGGAAGGTATTTGAAAAGGATGCGCCGGAAAAGTAG
- a CDS encoding APC family permease, with translation MNQKKSEFDKVFSAWDILVIAFGAMIGWGWVVSSGGWIQKGGVIGAALGFAIGGIMIFFVGLTYAELTAAMPQCGGEHVFSYRAMGSTGSFICTWAIVLGYVGVACFEACALPTILTYLWPGFLKGYLYTIAGFDVYASWLIVGIAVAFVIMLINIMGAKTAAILQTILTCIIGGSGILLIAASVINGSVDNLNGQMFIGSNASASIKAVIGVAVLSPFYLIGFDVIPQAAEEINVPPKKIGKMMILSVVLAVVFYAFVIVAVGLVLDADAIKASQAGSGLVTADAMAVAFKTPVMAKVIIVGGMCGIVTSWNSFMLGGSRAMYSMAESYMIPKVFAKLHPKHKTPVNSLILIGVITMAAPFAGREMMVWICDAGNFGCCLAYCMVSISFLILRKKEPDMPRPYKVPAYKFVGGMAVLMSGLMVLMYCIPGTGGSLILPEWAMVGTWSVLGVVFFVICKNKYKDSFGTLVELISDEDAATLMPEFDEPELDKVIDEAIDRVLARKCA, from the coding sequence ATGAATCAGAAAAAATCAGAATTTGATAAAGTATTCAGCGCATGGGACATCCTTGTTATTGCATTCGGTGCCATGATCGGATGGGGCTGGGTAGTATCATCCGGAGGCTGGATTCAGAAAGGCGGAGTTATCGGTGCCGCACTTGGTTTTGCAATCGGCGGAATTATGATATTTTTTGTAGGACTTACATATGCGGAGCTTACGGCAGCAATGCCACAGTGCGGCGGCGAGCATGTATTCAGCTACAGGGCGATGGGGTCGACAGGGTCATTTATATGTACATGGGCCATAGTCCTTGGATATGTCGGAGTTGCATGCTTTGAAGCCTGCGCACTTCCTACAATACTTACATATCTGTGGCCGGGATTCCTCAAGGGATATCTGTATACGATAGCAGGCTTTGATGTATACGCATCATGGCTTATAGTCGGAATTGCTGTCGCATTTGTGATAATGCTCATTAATATTATGGGAGCCAAGACAGCGGCAATATTACAGACGATATTAACATGTATCATCGGAGGTTCGGGAATTCTGTTGATAGCTGCTTCTGTAATCAATGGTTCAGTGGATAACTTAAACGGCCAGATGTTCATCGGGAGCAATGCTTCTGCAAGCATAAAAGCAGTAATCGGTGTAGCGGTACTATCCCCATTCTACTTAATCGGCTTTGATGTTATCCCGCAGGCTGCTGAGGAGATTAACGTACCGCCTAAGAAGATTGGTAAAATGATGATTCTCTCAGTAGTGCTTGCAGTAGTTTTCTATGCATTTGTAATTGTTGCAGTCGGTCTTGTACTTGATGCCGACGCAATTAAGGCATCACAGGCAGGCTCGGGACTGGTTACGGCAGACGCAATGGCAGTTGCATTCAAGACACCAGTGATGGCAAAGGTAATAATTGTCGGTGGCATGTGCGGAATCGTAACTTCATGGAATTCATTCATGCTCGGAGGTTCAAGGGCAATGTACTCTATGGCTGAGTCTTATATGATTCCAAAGGTATTTGCAAAGCTTCATCCAAAGCACAAGACACCTGTTAACTCACTTATTCTTATCGGTGTGATTACAATGGCTGCACCGTTTGCAGGACGTGAGATGATGGTGTGGATATGTGATGCCGGCAATTTCGGATGCTGCCTGGCATACTGTATGGTTTCGATATCATTTCTCATTCTTCGTAAGAAGGAGCCGGATATGCCAAGACCATATAAGGTTCCTGCATACAAGTTTGTCGGAGGAATGGCAGTGCTGATGTCGGGACTTATGGTGCTTATGTATTGCATACCGGGAACAGGCGGAAGCCTTATACTTCCTGAGTGGGCAATGGTCGGTACATGGAGCGTTCTCGGAGTTGTATTTTTTGTAATATGTAAGAATAAATATAAGGATTCATTCGGTACTCTTGTCGAGCTTATATCTGATGAGGATGCTGCAACGCTCATGCCTGAATTTGACGAGCCTGAGCTTGATAAGGTAATTGATGAGGCTATAGACAGGGTGCTTGCAAGAAAATGTGCCTGA
- a CDS encoding iron-containing alcohol dehydrogenase, with product MNEFGFSIPQNITVGRGTLGKLGEAAKKLGGTHAFIISGPHLDKMGLVARAEGYLEDAGIKADAYTDIEANPSVTTVEKATEAFRASGADFIVAFGGGSPMDVAKAVGVVAKYGGSITDYEGAHKVPGKIVPLIAIPTTAGTGSEVTAFSVITDHSRDYKLTVFSYELLPAYAILDAQLLTTAPAGVAAACGIDAFIHAEEAYISTAASPFSDAMAEKAMELIGGNIRRFVANRTDIEAAEAMLTGSLFAGIAFSYARLGNVHAMSHPVSAFFDVPHGVANAVLLPVIAEYNALADHGKYIKIYNYISKIPAYADEFEPEMLADAIRELCASIGIPKNLTEAVNNACKNGEISREQIEEKIPAMAADAMKSGNIAVNPRASRQSDIEALYMKAL from the coding sequence ATGAACGAATTTGGATTTTCAATACCACAGAATATAACAGTAGGAAGAGGAACTCTCGGTAAGCTTGGAGAGGCGGCGAAGAAGCTTGGCGGCACGCATGCATTTATAATATCAGGCCCGCATCTTGATAAGATGGGACTTGTAGCCAGAGCAGAAGGGTATCTTGAGGATGCCGGTATTAAGGCGGATGCGTACACGGATATAGAGGCTAATCCGTCAGTGACAACAGTAGAAAAGGCAACAGAAGCTTTCAGGGCTTCAGGCGCAGACTTTATCGTGGCATTCGGGGGAGGCTCACCTATGGATGTAGCCAAGGCAGTCGGAGTTGTTGCAAAGTATGGCGGAAGCATCACTGATTATGAAGGTGCCCACAAGGTTCCGGGAAAGATTGTTCCGCTCATAGCGATTCCGACAACTGCGGGTACAGGCTCAGAGGTTACGGCATTCTCGGTAATAACCGACCACAGCAGGGATTATAAGCTTACGGTGTTCAGCTATGAACTCCTTCCGGCATATGCCATACTTGATGCACAGCTTCTTACAACGGCACCGGCAGGTGTAGCGGCTGCATGCGGAATAGATGCTTTCATACATGCGGAGGAGGCATACATATCAACTGCAGCATCGCCATTCTCAGATGCAATGGCAGAGAAGGCGATGGAGCTTATCGGCGGCAATATAAGACGTTTTGTTGCGAACAGGACTGATATAGAGGCAGCAGAGGCTATGCTTACCGGATCACTGTTTGCGGGAATTGCATTTTCATATGCGAGACTTGGCAACGTACATGCCATGAGCCATCCGGTAAGTGCTTTCTTTGATGTCCCGCACGGAGTAGCCAATGCGGTACTGCTTCCTGTGATTGCAGAGTATAATGCACTTGCAGATCACGGAAAATATATTAAAATATATAATTATATAAGTAAGATTCCGGCGTATGCGGATGAATTTGAGCCGGAGATGTTAGCAGATGCGATAAGAGAACTCTGTGCTTCGATAGGAATTCCTAAGAACCTTACGGAAGCTGTCAATAATGCATGTAAGAATGGCGAAATAAGCCGTGAGCAGATTGAGGAGAAGATTCCGGCGATGGCAGCGGATGCCATGAAAAGCGGCAATATTGCAGTCAATCCGAGAGCATCACGCCAGAGTGATATTGAGGCTTTATATATGAAAGCATTGTGA
- a CDS encoding helix-turn-helix domain-containing protein, protein MDYLSHNVSVNLKRIRQSKGMSLDQVAEQTGVSKSMLAQIEKGTANPSLGVLGKITSGLRIEFQELIDPPRIDNCLVSPEEIIPTKEMLGQYKVWTCFPYEDSQSVEVYRIDVEPGGTYTSGSHGEKTREYIAVTDGVITIECNGHTEQVSKGQVYKFETDQAHVYRNDGDKPVSCMCFFLDYSNIR, encoded by the coding sequence ATGGATTATCTGTCACATAATGTATCAGTCAATTTGAAAAGAATACGTCAGTCCAAGGGTATGAGCCTTGATCAGGTGGCTGAGCAGACAGGTGTAAGCAAGAGTATGCTTGCACAGATTGAGAAGGGGACAGCTAATCCGTCGCTTGGTGTCCTCGGCAAGATAACGAGCGGACTCAGAATAGAATTCCAGGAGCTGATAGACCCGCCGAGGATAGACAACTGCCTTGTGTCTCCTGAGGAGATAATCCCGACCAAGGAGATGCTGGGACAGTATAAGGTGTGGACATGCTTCCCGTATGAGGACTCCCAGTCTGTCGAGGTGTACAGAATAGATGTCGAGCCGGGCGGAACATATACAAGCGGAAGCCATGGTGAGAAGACAAGGGAATACATAGCCGTTACGGACGGAGTTATTACGATAGAGTGCAACGGACATACCGAGCAGGTAAGCAAGGGACAGGTATATAAGTTTGAGACAGATCAGGCGCATGTATACCGCAATGACGGAGATAAGCCGGTAAGCTGTATGTGTTTTTTCCTTGATTACAGTAATATAAGATAA
- a CDS encoding DUF4118 domain-containing protein: MFKNIIKSIAILAGATALGMVFYRIGFSSANIIMVYILGVLITSIATSHRVYSLISSIASVFVFNYLFTAPRFSLSAYETGYPVTFVVMFITAYVSGTFSLRYKEQARQSEKLADTTRILFDTDKLLTAAKGRDAIIKAAAGQISRLLERNIVIYLNVDGKLSEPYMLNVSDSSCAGNAGVMDEKNVAEWVLANNHYAGASTDRFADSVYVYYAVRVNDRVYGVIGIEAKDKILDSSSQSILLSILGECALALENEKNQRDKEEAAILAESEQLRANLLRSISHDLRTPLTTIAGNASSLLSNGKSFDEQTRYQIYQDIYNDSVWLNNLVENLLYATRIEEGRMVLNTSTELLADVIDDAVRHVKQHSGEHSIFVESDDEYILVTADARLIVQVIINIVDNAVRYTPPGSHITIRSCSENNMAVVYIEDNGNGISDEDKEHVFDKFYSGTNRIADNRRSIGLGLYLCKAIIEAHGGTITVRDNNPAGAVFVFTLPLADNAF; the protein is encoded by the coding sequence ATGTTTAAAAATATAATAAAAAGCATAGCAATACTTGCCGGGGCAACAGCTCTGGGAATGGTATTTTACAGAATCGGATTTTCAAGTGCCAATATAATCATGGTATACATACTGGGTGTGCTTATCACTTCTATAGCAACATCACACAGAGTTTACAGCCTTATATCTTCAATAGCCAGTGTATTTGTATTTAACTATCTTTTTACAGCACCGCGGTTCTCGCTGTCGGCATATGAGACAGGTTATCCGGTAACGTTTGTTGTAATGTTTATTACGGCATATGTCTCCGGAACATTCTCATTAAGGTACAAAGAGCAGGCCAGACAATCTGAGAAGCTTGCAGATACTACACGTATACTGTTTGATACTGATAAGCTGCTTACGGCTGCAAAGGGCAGGGATGCAATAATAAAAGCGGCTGCCGGGCAGATAAGCAGGCTGCTTGAAAGGAACATAGTAATTTATCTTAATGTTGACGGAAAGCTTTCAGAACCATACATGCTTAATGTATCGGACAGCAGCTGTGCCGGTAATGCCGGAGTGATGGATGAGAAAAATGTGGCCGAGTGGGTTCTTGCTAATAACCATTATGCCGGAGCTTCGACAGACAGATTTGCAGATTCTGTGTATGTATATTATGCGGTGAGGGTTAATGACAGAGTATATGGAGTTATAGGCATAGAGGCAAAGGACAAAATACTCGACAGTTCTTCACAGAGCATATTGTTATCAATCCTTGGTGAGTGCGCACTTGCACTTGAAAATGAGAAAAACCAGAGAGATAAGGAAGAAGCGGCAATCCTTGCAGAGAGCGAGCAGCTCAGGGCAAACCTGCTCAGATCGATATCACATGACCTGAGGACGCCGCTGACAACTATAGCCGGCAATGCCAGCAGCCTTTTAAGTAACGGAAAAAGCTTTGATGAACAGACAAGATATCAGATATATCAGGATATTTATAATGATTCCGTGTGGCTTAATAATCTCGTTGAGAATCTGCTTTATGCAACAAGGATAGAAGAAGGAAGAATGGTACTTAATACATCAACGGAGCTTCTCGCAGATGTTATTGATGACGCAGTAAGACATGTGAAGCAGCATTCCGGTGAGCACAGTATTTTTGTTGAGAGCGATGATGAGTACATACTTGTGACAGCCGATGCAAGACTTATTGTTCAGGTAATAATTAATATAGTTGATAATGCGGTAAGGTATACACCGCCGGGTTCTCATATAACGATACGTTCCTGCAGTGAGAATAATATGGCTGTGGTGTACATTGAGGACAATGGCAATGGTATATCTGATGAAGATAAAGAGCATGTTTTTGACAAGTTTTACAGTGGAACAAACAGGATTGCAGACAATCGCAGAAGTATAGGATTGGGATTGTATTTGTGCAAAGCGATTATTGAGGCACATGGAGGAACAATAACGGTAAGGGATAATAATCCTGCCGGTGCGGTGTTTGTATTTACATTGCCACTTGCTGACAATGCGTTTTAA